Proteins encoded within one genomic window of Bacteroidota bacterium:
- the priA gene encoding primosomal protein N', with translation MPKLFVDIAVPVAVDQLFTYNVPDALQSQIKIGVRVVAPFGNKTVIGFVVNKLKSTTVPRLKDIHDILDPEPIISEEMLKLTHWISEYYFAPWGEVLKAALPQKTFSTSHKIVTLLEIDIEKAFSKTRGAPKQTEVLKLLFEKREISVEHIQKKLFIKNVHSIINELANKGLVNISEQFVTHTIKPKLEKIIHITESSKQKWITFLEASQNNKRISKQISIVQLLNKFPLGSVITVGDLLKQTGATLTSLKSIENAGVLLISEREVNRGIKYESQPDMNQQIILNQHQNEALDNIREAMARNEFQTFLLYGITGSGKTQIYIEAIRKALDDGKSAIVLVPEISLTPQTVSRFQMHFGDKVAVLHSRMSLAERQDVWRLSKSGHYSIVIGPRSAIFSPLKNLKLIVVDEEHESSYKQYDQTPRYNAREVAIMRGVNNNAVVVLGSATPSIESYHNATSGKYKLIELPERVDNAKLPEIEIVDMTIERQIVVEKFRAERKAEFAKDPVAARLSKRKPEFSSISEILKAQIQNRLDKKEGIILLQNRRGFSSLLECLECGYVAMCENCNITLTFHIIKKHLRCHYCGFIKNPPEVCPHCNSTDLSYKGFGTQRVEEELQKFFPAASIVRMDLDTTSQKGSHDKILSRFSRGEIDILLGTQMVAKGLDFSHVTLVGVISADTQMLLPDFRSAERTFQLLTQVAGRAGRSGLMKGEVIIQTYQPKHYTLKHVLTHDYLGFFSEEIKGRVELKYPPFSRMALIEIKGEDESDVIRQSNKLFQLFKNEKTKLIYLGPSEAAISKLNKQYRWHILLKDLKSNDPSGKILREVLTSVMQKFHQSDFKKSKDVKIIVDVDPVGMM, from the coding sequence ATGCCAAAACTATTTGTCGACATAGCAGTACCCGTAGCTGTTGACCAGCTATTTACTTACAACGTTCCCGATGCTTTACAAAGTCAAATTAAAATTGGTGTAAGAGTAGTGGCTCCATTCGGTAACAAGACCGTTATCGGTTTTGTTGTGAACAAATTAAAAAGCACTACTGTCCCACGCCTCAAAGACATTCATGACATATTGGATCCCGAACCGATAATCTCGGAAGAAATGCTGAAACTTACACATTGGATTTCAGAATACTATTTTGCTCCTTGGGGCGAAGTACTTAAAGCTGCATTGCCTCAAAAAACATTTTCAACTTCCCATAAAATTGTAACGCTGTTAGAAATAGATATCGAAAAAGCTTTTTCGAAAACCAGAGGCGCTCCAAAACAAACTGAAGTTCTAAAACTACTTTTTGAAAAACGAGAAATCAGCGTTGAACATATTCAAAAAAAACTCTTTATCAAAAACGTTCATTCCATAATAAACGAATTAGCTAACAAGGGTTTAGTAAACATTTCAGAACAATTCGTTACTCATACTATCAAGCCAAAACTTGAAAAAATAATTCATATAACAGAAAGCTCAAAACAAAAGTGGATCACATTTTTAGAAGCATCGCAAAACAACAAACGAATTTCAAAACAAATTAGTATTGTTCAATTGTTAAATAAATTTCCGTTAGGTTCGGTAATAACGGTTGGCGACTTATTAAAACAAACGGGAGCTACTTTAACATCGCTGAAAAGTATTGAAAACGCTGGCGTTTTGTTGATATCTGAAAGGGAAGTAAATCGCGGAATTAAATACGAATCACAACCTGATATGAACCAGCAGATAATTTTAAATCAACATCAAAATGAGGCGCTCGATAATATTCGGGAAGCAATGGCACGCAACGAGTTTCAAACTTTTTTATTGTACGGAATTACGGGCAGCGGTAAAACCCAAATTTATATTGAGGCGATTCGTAAAGCGCTGGATGACGGGAAAAGTGCAATCGTATTGGTACCAGAAATTTCGCTGACACCGCAAACGGTTTCGCGGTTTCAAATGCACTTCGGCGATAAAGTTGCTGTACTACACAGCAGGATGTCGCTTGCCGAACGACAGGATGTGTGGCGTTTATCAAAAAGCGGACACTACTCAATTGTTATAGGCCCGCGATCGGCAATATTTTCACCGTTAAAAAATTTAAAATTAATTGTTGTAGATGAAGAACACGAGTCATCATATAAACAATACGACCAAACACCCCGTTACAACGCGCGGGAAGTTGCAATAATGAGGGGTGTGAACAATAATGCTGTTGTAGTACTCGGTTCGGCGACTCCGTCAATTGAAAGTTACCACAATGCAACAAGCGGTAAGTACAAACTGATTGAGCTTCCCGAACGGGTTGATAACGCAAAGCTTCCTGAGATAGAAATTGTTGATATGACTATTGAGCGACAGATAGTAGTAGAAAAATTTCGTGCAGAGAGGAAAGCAGAGTTCGCAAAAGACCCGGTCGCGGCACGACTCTCTAAACGAAAACCTGAATTCAGTTCGATATCAGAAATTCTGAAAGCTCAAATTCAGAACCGTTTAGATAAAAAGGAGGGAATTATTCTTCTACAAAACCGCCGCGGGTTTTCTTCCCTATTAGAATGTTTGGAATGCGGATATGTTGCAATGTGCGAAAATTGTAACATTACACTTACATTTCACATCATTAAAAAACATCTGCGTTGTCATTACTGCGGCTTCATAAAAAACCCGCCCGAAGTTTGTCCTCACTGCAATTCGACCGACCTTAGTTACAAAGGATTCGGAACTCAGCGTGTTGAAGAAGAACTTCAGAAATTTTTCCCGGCAGCATCAATCGTAAGAATGGATTTGGATACAACATCCCAAAAAGGTTCGCACGATAAAATTTTAAGTCGCTTCTCAAGAGGCGAAATTGATATTTTACTCGGTACTCAAATGGTTGCCAAAGGATTGGATTTTTCGCACGTTACATTAGTGGGAGTAATAAGCGCCGACACGCAAATGTTATTACCCGATTTCCGTTCTGCCGAAAGAACATTCCAGCTTCTTACTCAAGTAGCAGGAAGAGCTGGACGTAGTGGATTGATGAAGGGAGAAGTTATAATACAAACCTACCAACCAAAACATTATACACTAAAACATGTATTAACACACGATTATTTAGGATTTTTCAGCGAAGAAATAAAAGGACGGGTTGAATTAAAATATCCTCCTTTTTCCAGGATGGCGTTAATTGAGATAAAGGGTGAAGATGAAAGCGATGTAATACGGCAGTCGAATAAGTTGTTTCAATTGTTTAAAAACGAGAAAACTAAGCTGATATATTTAGGACCCTCCGAAGCTGCAATTTCGAAATTGAACAAGCAATACCGCTGGCATATTTTGCTGAAAGATTTGAAGAGCAACGACCCGTCGGGAAAAATACTTCGTGAAGTTTTAACCTCAGTTATGCAGAAGTTTCATCAATCAGACTTCAAAAAAAGTAAAGATGTA